GCCATGGATTTTCCTGCTACTGTTTCGCTTGGCCCCCTCCACCGGCAGCTCCATTCATTCAGGGCTGCCACGAACAATCTCCCCGACGGGGTTAGCGATGGCGAGGTCCGGCGCCTCGAAGAAGATCTGGAGACACTGTTCACCGAGCTCAAGATCGTGTCGGAGGCGGACgaccccagcttcacggccaggtgCTGGATGAAGGAGGTGCGGGAGCTCCGCTACGACGCAGAGGACTTCTTCAACGAGGTCCCGCGCTCCTCCGCCGGCGCCGGCAGAAGCGCTCTTCACACCCTCATTCTTTCGATCCCCAGAAAACTGAAGCTTCGGCGCCAGGTTGCAGAAGCTTTCTCAGATCTGTGTGCTCGTGCCAAGGATGCGAGTCAAAGACGCCAAAGTTTCCAGCTTGGACCAGCAACCATCAGACCTGAATCTGGACAAGTCAATGTCAGCCGCTCCAAGAGCCTCGGACTTATTGGCCTTGAGGAGTCCATGGATAAGCTTGTCAAACTGATGGCTTTAGACGACCAAGAGATTGCAGAGCTGCTGGCTTTTGACAGTGAAGATACAGAGCAACTAGTTCAGGTGGTACCTATCTTTGGATCTGCAGGTGTTGGCAAAACAACACTTGCCAGAACCTTCTACCGTAACTTCGGGGGGAAATTCCAGTGCCGGGCTTTCGTGCGGGTGTCTCGAAATCCAGATATGAGGAGGATGCTTTCCAGCATGCTCTCACAAATTAAGGCACCGCCGGTTCATGGCTTTCCTGATGTGCAGGACCTTATTGACCATATCAGAGGATATCTGCAATGCAAAAGGTACATATTCTATTAGTACTGAATACTCCTGATGTGCATAAGTACCTTTCAACAATATGTACATTTCAGTTTGTGCATCAGGGTTGTTATGCTCAATCCTGATGTACACGATCAAGTGTGCTTTCACCACCGGTCCATCAGGAATATGTACATGTACCTTTTGCATTGTTGAATATGTACATTTAGGAATATGTGCAGGACCTTATTGACCATCCCAGAGAATATCTGCAATGCAAAAGGTATATTAACAATAGAGAATATCTGGAATGCAAAAGGTACATGTACATGTCTTTTAACTGGACAAACGGTGCATTGTTGAAAAACAATGATAAATGTTTGAGCAAATAAGCACTACTGTATATCTTAAGAGGCTATTTGGGTTGGATTTAGGAAAAATAAACCTTTTCAATTTTCTATTCTTCATGAATTTTGATTGCAGGAAGTTGATGAATTGGGAAAAGTAAACCATTATTTTTGGATTCCTTATCACACATGTACATGTACCAATCTAGAGCCCAGGGGAATAGACAAAGTTGCCTCTTATGTAATCTTAAGAGCATAAGTTTTTTTTCAATACTTTTTTTCCGGTGTAGCAAATTACTTGTTTCGATTGTTTACTTCACTGCCTGATTGATCTTCCTTTGGCTATACCAATTTCCTTAGGATATAGTATTTCTTACTTTAAGATTACTAACAATAATACCAATTTCCTTTTAATTTGTggttaatttatttattttattttggctatacttctttctttcttttttgtcaGCTTGACAAACATATTTATTGTGAATAAAATATTCTGCAGATACTTGATTGTAATTGATGACTTATGGGCCTCCTCGACATGGGATATTATTAGCCGTGCTTTCCCTGATGGTGATTGTTGCTGCAGAATAATAGTAACCACGGAAATCAAGGATGTAGCATTGGCATGCAGTAGGTATCAGTTTAAGTACATGTATGAGATGAGTCCTCTTAACGGTGATCAGTCAAGACAGTTATTCCTCGGTAGAGTTTTTGGGTCTGAAAATGGTTGTCCTCCAGATTTCAAAGAAGTTACATATGAGATTATCCGAAAATGTGGAGGTTTACCATTAGCAACTGAAAATATAGCCAGCATGTTAGCATGTGAATTAAACATTGATCAATGGAAGCACATACGAGATTCTTTACCCTCTGTTTTGAGATTGAGGACAGACCCTAGTTCGGAAGGGTTGAAAGAAGTTCTGAACATTATTTATGATAATCTTTCACCATATTTGAAGACATGCTTGCTATATCTTATTATGTATCCAGAGGGAAGCACTATCAGCAAGGACGAATTAGTGACGCAATGGATAACTGAAGATTTTATCGGCGAAGGGCAAGACAGGGAGAAAATTGCACGGCATTATTTTGATGAGCTTGTGAGTAGAGGAATGATCCAACCTCTTGACAGAAATTATAACGATGAGGTGTTGACATGTACAGTTCACCACATGGTACTAGATCTTATTAGGTACAAATCTCTGGAGGAGAATTTCATCATTATTGTGAGTTGTTTTCAAACAATTACAGGTCTTCCTGACAAGGTTCGTCGACTGTCTGTCCAGTTCGGTGGTGCAAAATGTGCTAATATACCGGCAGACTTTATGATGACTCAAGTTAGATCGCTTATATTTTTTGGCTTCTTGAACTGTGTGCCTTCCTTTGTGGAATATAAGCTGCTTCGAGTTCTGATTCTTCATATCTGGGCTGATCAAAGCAAAATATTTGACCTCACTAGAATTAGCAAACTGTTTCAGCTGAGGTATCTGAAAATTGATTGCAACATCACTGTCCATTTGCCAGACGAGATTCAGCAGCTACGATTCTTGGAGACATTGGAATTGCATGCACCAGTAAGTGATATGCCATCGGATATTAGTTGCTTGCCCTTACTTCACACGCTGGGCTATTTTGATCTCGGCAAGAACTCAATAGAGAATGTACAGAGCCTTGGCGAGCTGAACAATCTCCAAGACCTTCATCTCACCTGGTCTAACATATCAGACCCTGACAATCTGAAGAACAATATGCAATGCCTGGGCTCAATTCTCCGGAAACTCGGCAACCTCAAGTCTTTAACTTTAGTACGTGCAGCCTCCTCTCATGCAGATGTAACTCTAATACGTGCAGCCTCCTCTCATCCAGATGTTTTAGACGATGCTGGTGGTGCAATCTTGGGTATTTCTGGCGATGTCTTGAGCAGCGTGTCCTCTCCCCCGCCCCTTCTTCAGAGGCTTGAGCTGTCAGGGCGCTGTTGCATCTTTGCCAGCCTACCTGAGTGGACCAAAGAACTTGGCAATCTCTGCATTTTGAAGATTTCAGTTAGGAAGTTGTTGAGGAAAGATATTGATATCCTCAAAGGATTGCCAGCTCTCATGGCTCTCTCGCTGTACGTTTGGACTGCCCCTGTAGGAAAGGTCGTCTTTGATAGTGAGGGGTTCTCAATTCTCAAATACTTCAAGTTTACATGTGCTGCCCCATGCCTGGCATTTCTGATAGGATCAATGCCTAGCGTCCGGGAGCTTAAGCTAGCATTCAATGCTAATAGAATGGAGCAATACAGCCAGATAGTTGCTGGCTTAGAGTACCTGATAGAACTTAAAGAGATAACTGCAAAAGTTGGGGGCACTGGTGCGGATGAATCTGATAAAAGGTACGCGGAGTCGGCATTGAGGGGCGCCATTGCCAATCATCCATGCGCTCCTATAATCACAGTACAATGTGTAGATCGGATTTTGTATGGTGAGGACGATATGAGTGCCGTCACACAAGAACAAGAACACTGGACTCTGGAAGAAGAACATGAGATACAAGAGGAATCACTTGATCCTCTTCCTGAACTTATTCCCATTCCAAGCACACAAACACAAATGAGAGATGGAAGCCAGAATGGTGGAACAGATAGCTCAAGGGAGGTGCTGACACAAACAAGAGAGGAAGTTCAGGATGAATTAATAGAAAGATCGATGGAGGTCCTGACACATGAACGGGAACACTTAACTCTGGAAAGACAACACGAGATTCATGAGGAATTGCTTGATCCTCTTCCTGAAGTTGTTTCCACTTCAAGCACACAGACACAAGTGAGAGAGGAAGTGCGGGATGGAGAAATAGGGAGATCGATGGAGGTGCTGACACAAGAGCAAGAACAGTGTATCGTGGAACAACAAGATGAAATGACAGACGGAGTGCTGGATGTACAAATAGGGACATTGATGGAGGTGTTAGCACAAGAAGAGCAATGGCGGAATAATATGCAGAATAGTGGAATCGGGAGATCGATGGCGGTGGTGAGCGCTTCCCATGGCACCTTGGATCCCCTACTGGACAAGCTCAATGCTTTGCTCAGCGAGGAGTATGGCAACTTGGAAGGTGTCCTCCATGAAGTCAGTGCCCTCAAATCTGAGCTGACATTAATGCATACGGCGGTAAGAAAGTACACGATGCTAGAAGATCCAGATGTCCAGGTGAAGTTATGGCTATCGTTGCTGAGGGAGTTTTCCTATGATGCAGAGGATTACATTGATAAGTTCATTCACCAGCTCGACAATGGCGGACATCATGGCGGATTCAAGCAGATCTTCGGCAAGACTGCTTGCCAGCTGAAGACGCTTGGATCTCAGCATGAAATTGCAGAAAAAATCGATGAGCTGAAAGATCGTGCCAAGAACTTGAAAGCGAGTAGTTACAAGATGGATGATACTGCTTGCATCACATCTTGCCATTCCACCGTGGATCCCCAGTTGGCTGCTCTTTTTGTTGATTCTGCACACCTTGTGGGCATTGACAGTCCaagagatgatcttgccaagtggaCGGTCGAAGTAGGAAACAGCTCGGCCAAGCATCATTGCAGGATGTTATCTATTGTTGGGTTTGGTGGATTGGGAAAGACAACACTAGCGAATGAGGTGTATCGCAAGGCTAAAGGGCATTTCCATTGTCAGGCTTTTGTATCAGTCTCACAAAAGCCAGATATAAAGAAAATTCTCATGAACTTGATCTCCCAAGTGTCTCCCCATGGATTCACGAAAGATACTTACAATTGGGACAAAATGAGATTCATTAGAGAGCTAAGAAAACTGCTAAAGGATAAGAGGTAATTTCAGCCCACATTCTTTCCTGCAAAACATGTATCATCTCATGCGTATTCTCATTGATTTTGACTGTAGTTACTGCTTGTACAATTGTTTTTCTCAACGAACACCACTACGATTCTAGCATTACTTTAGTTTTTTACATCATGGCCTATGCAGTACTATAATGTCCAAATGATGAGTACAATATTGTATACACCTTGGTCCTGAATTACCCTTCTGAAATATGGCTAAAAACGTCCAATGCAGGAAACTTCTGTCATATGAAAGTATGCATAGCCAAATAGCCAATAACTATTCCTTATGTTCTCGTCTTATCGATAATATTGCCTTGATTACTGTGCACTTATAATCGGaggtaaaaagaaaaaaacatCAAGAAATCGGTGTTAGTTAGAAGCACTAAACAGATATGCAAAATGACTAACTGAACTAAATTCCAAGACTTGGTATGAGGAAGATTAGAGGTGAGTTGTAGTAAGTATATTGCCCACCATTACGTATCATCTTTGGCTCCTGAGTGGATGCAACTTAATAGTAACAATCTGATAACTACCCATCCTTATCAAACAAATATTAGTTGTTAAATGATGCTGTGAACTTCAGTTAAGTGGATGCAATACTGATGTACGCATAAAATTGGATATGGAAATATAAGGAACAGTGGAACAATAGCATGATGCACTTAataccctccgttccaaattagatgacccaactttgtactaactttgtactccctccatttttgtatacatggccactatcaaaattacaatttgcaactatacaaggccactaacattaatcgaggcaaaattaatggtgtttgcctcgtactagcacccggGGACATTAATATCATTTGcgtgcatgcgggagtgagaaggttggcttgcattcccaacattaatcaaccaatgaggagtaagagggttatCTTGTTGTGCGTGGTAGAGAAAAGCCTCATTAATTAACACGACAAACAAGCTGACAAcctagcttgcaacattgacttaaacattgcattgatttttaccttggtacctgtaatatgggtttgtggccttgtatacaaaaatagagggagtactaaagttagtacaaagttgagtcatctattttggaacggagggagtatttgagtaCCCATTGGAGTTTTATGGATTTTTTACCTTTTCTATCTGAATTACTTAGCATAATAATTGAATCTGTTTTCTAATACTAGGTATCTTGTTGTCATTGATGATATATGGTCCATATCGGCATGGAACATTATCAAGTGTGCTTTTCCAGAGAATAACTGTTCTAGCAGAGTTATAACTACTACACGCATTATTGAAGTTGCAAGGTCATGTTGTATGGGTCAAGATGACCGCATGTATGAAATGCAACCCTTAAGTGATTTTCATTCTAAAAGATTGTTCTTGAGAAGAATTTTTGGGTCCAAGGATAGTCCCGATATGCTGAAAGAAGtttcaaatgaaattttgaaaaaatgtggAGGCCTGCCGTTGGCAATTATCAGTGTATCTAGTTTATTGGCAAATAGGCCAGCTAACAAAGAGGAGTGGGAAAAAGTTTGTGCATTGGACAAAGACATAGGTCTAGAGGAAATGAACAGAATACTATGCCTTAGCTACAATGCTCTTCCAGATAATCTCAAGACTTGTTTGTTGTATTTAAGTAATTTTCCTGAGGGCTGTGTGATTGAGAGAGAGAGATTAGTGAGGCGGTGGATAGCAGAAGGCTTTATCTCTGAAAATCATGGGCAGAGTCAGCAAGAGGTCGCAGAGTGGTATTTCTATGAGTTTATCAATAGAAGTATGATTCAAGCAGTGGACATCCGCTATGATGGTAAGGCTCGTGCATGTCGAGTCCATAACATGATGCTTGAACTCATCATTTCAAAGTCAGCTGAGGATAATTTTGTCATGGTGATTCGTAGCAGGCAGACTGGTTTGGTAAATCGCCATGGTTGTATTCGACGGCTATCAGTCCAGCACATTGACCAGAATCTTGCATCTGTATTGGCAAATGAAGATCTAAGCCATGTTCGCTCTTTAACAGTAACATCATCAAGTTGCATCGAACACTTGCCTAGTCTTGCTTGCTTTGAAAATTTGCGTGTACTAGATTTTGAAGGGTGTGATGGATTGGAAAAGTATCACATGAAGGGTCTTGGCAAGTTTTTCCAACTAAAGTACCTGAGCCTTAGGGGCACTTGGATATCACATCTACCATCAGAAGTTGTGATGTTACATAATCTAGAGACCCTAGATATTAGGGAGACACATGTAGAAGAGTTGCCTGCTGAAATTGTCCACCTTACGAAGCTACAACATCTTATCGCTTCAACAGATTATGTAATGCCTGGAATAAAGATACCAGATGGAATCGGGAATATGAGGAACTTACAGGTATTGTTGGGCTGTGGTATCAGCTCGGGTTCTGTTGGTGCACTAGAGGAACTCGGTAACTTGACCAATTTGAATGAGCTCGATGTACAGTATTGGGGAATAGGATCCGAGTACAAGTGGCATGAAGACAGGTTCCTCTCCTCATTAATCAAGCTTGGTAGCTGCAAGCTACAGTCTTTTAGGATATGGAGGAAGTGCCCTGGTGATGTCAAGTTCTTAGAATCATGGTTCCCTCTGCCATTTTCCCTCCAAAGATTTGAGATGAGCGGCTGCTACAGTTTCAAGTGGATTCCATGCTGGATTTCACCAGCACTGACCAGTCTTGCATACCTAGAAATTAATATAGTGGAAGTAACGCAGACGGATCTGTGCATACTTGGAGAGATGCCTGCCTTGCTTCACCTGAGGCTAACATGCCGGACTTTCAGAAAAGAAAGGCTTATTTTTTACGGCAGAGGATTCCAGCATTTGAAGGAATTTGTTTACGATGCTGCTGTATTGCCATCGGGAAACCTTCTGTTTATGGAAGGGGCACTGCCAATGCTCGAGGATCTTAGCCTAATCTACTGTGTATCAATGGTTAATGCTTATGGGTTTTTCTTGGGTATCGAGCACCTCCCAAGACTGAAAAATGCACAAATTCACCTCTACAAACAGGGCGCGGCATCTTCTGATATCGCTTCCGCAGAAGTTACTATCAGGAATGAAGCAGATGACAATCCCAACTGTCCCAGAGTAACTCTGGTAGAACATGTAAAGAGGGAGGATTATTGCTCTGACGGCTGTCCTAACAGAACCGTGACAGATCAAGGACTAGATGCCAATACAACTAACCAGAAGGTATTGATCATTTTTTTTACCAAGTTTTAGTGGTTCATGGTTACAACAATCACTCCTTTGCTTTGACTGTTATGCATTTTATCCATTTTTTTGACTTTTTGACCCCATATTGCAGGGTGGATCTCGAAAGGCAACAAATCAAACTTCAAATCGTTGAGAAACCTATTTCTCAGCCGCGTGCCTTACCCTTTTTAGGGAACTTGTTAAATTCATGAAGAACTACAGGTGAGATCTGGCAAGCTGCTGCTCGCTCGACTGGAACGCTCGAACAAAGCCTGGAATGAAGCAGATGCCCATCCCAACCGTCCCGGAGCAACTCTGGTAGAACATGCCAAGAGAGAGGATATTGCTCTGGCTAATGAATGTTCTAACGCAACTGTGACAGAGTTCCGCTGACAAATCCAGAATTAGTTGCCAATACAACAGCTAAGCAAAAGGTATTGATCAATTCTTTTACCAAGTTTTAGTGGCTCATGGTCCCGACAATCACTCCAGTGCTGTCTCTGTTGTGCATTTTATCCATATCACTGAGACGCCTATTTCTCAGCCGTGTGTCTCCTACCCTTTTTAGGAACTTAAATTCATGAAGTACACTACTAGTGAGAGCTGGCGCGCTGCTGCCCGCTCAACTGGAACGCTGTGGTGAAGCCTAGAACGCTCGAGCAAAGGGGCCAGCCCCAGTTGGAGGGGTCATAAATGCTATTCCCTCTGTCCCataagtgtcaaaaaacgtcttacattatgggacggagcgaGTATTTTCTATGTGATACTATGAGAATTTTGTTGTTGTTGAACTCTGTATGCGATTGTTTTAACTGATTAAGAATTAAGCTTGCCTCTTGGGCTGGAGCCTTGGTCTTATTTACTGGAGTATTCTCTTTTGTGTGTGTTGTAAGTTTACCCGGTGACTTTTATCAACCGAAGAGATGGAAATGTACAGGAGATGCAGGCTCTTCATGGACCCTGTATGCATGCTTCTTTACATCCCCTCTTGTGGCATTTGCAACAAGGCAGGCTGGCCATCTGAAATTTACAATATTCTCTGGTGCACTTTTACAATATGAATTGTCGTCCAACTGTTTAAAAGCATGGGATTGCAAAAGGCTCTGAATGTTGGCCCTGTGTATTGAAAACTCTGTAGAGGCCAGCTATCGCACGGTTGGTTTATAAGGTGTAATACGTATTTCGTGATTTACTTCATGAGTTAGACCAGAGATATGTTTttcttctataaacttggtcaaactttacagaaGCCGACTTAGAACAAAGCTAACACGTCTTGATTTCAGACATGAGGAACTAGATGATCGGGTTCACAGAAATGAAACAGATAGACAACGCCATCATTTACGGCAAACATCACTTACACAGAAATGAACATGATAATTACTTGCACAGAAATGAACATGATAATTTTCTGGACATAATGTCAAGGCTCTGCTCTTGCTCAGGCTGCAGGAAATCCCCAGTCTAGATGCTACAGTTGATTTGATGTATTGAAAAGATATGAACATCTAAAATACCTAAATAAATACTCCCTCGGTAAACTAATATAGGACGTTTTAGAGACTTGTGTAGGGAGTACATACACTAGGGAAACACGGTTGAAGATTTATCAGCTGACGTTAATTTGGTATGGTATTTTCTCGCTAAACTTTGGTCAGAGTTCACAAGGTTTGGCTCAGAAGTCAGAACAAAACTGACATGTCATGGAACGGACGGAGTAGATAGTTACATTCACAAAAATGAACCTAGTAAACAAATCATTTACGGTGAACAACGCCCCCCCTCTTCACAAACTAGACAAAAAAGACATCAGTTTGAGCATGGCTACAAACTTGCAGCAGCAGCATAGAAACCCAGCGGCCAGCTGTCGACTCAGTTTGCGCTACAGATATATAGCTAAAATTTATCCAcaacaaataaaaaaacaaaatggaGACCAACATGCCACATGACAACGCATGACCGAAATAATGAGGGAAAAGGCTAGATGCATATCCATCTAGGGTTGCTGCAGGTATAGCAAACTAGCCATATCATATTTGTCGCAGATTTAATCAAATGCATTATTATTTAGTTCTCTTCACATGAAGAGGATGACCAAAGCCTATCAGGATACAAAACTAGGAGGATCACcatctagaattttttttgaaaccgTAGAAACCAATGAATCTCTGCATATCAGAAGAAAAACGAGCCTCTTCTGAAGATAGACATAACAGGGGAACTCAGTTTCATTCCGGAACAAGATTGCTCTAGAAAGAAAAGCTGGCCATTGACTCTAGCTAGCAAAGATCGGATCACAAAACGATAGAAGCTTCCACCAGAGTTTGTCTTTAGTCACAATGCTCATGATCTCACTCCAGCATCTTACTTAGCTGATCTCACCTTCATCCTTGAGCAAGAAGCCGCTCCACAGCAGCGAGGTCTCCTCCTTCGAGCAGGCCGTGGTGACGATGGTCACGTTGAACCCTCCGATGGTCTCAAAGATCTCAAAGTGGTCCTCTATCTCGGGGGAGAACTCGCAGAACTCCGTGGCCATGAAGAACTTTACGCAGTTCCTCTGCTCGATCGCCACCTTGGAGTCCAGCATAGACATCACCGTCAGGACCCTGACCAGGAAGTTGTACATCCCGTGCCCTCGGATGATGCTCTGCCTCAGGGACACGGCGTCTTTCTGGGACCCCAGGTATGCGTTGGTCGCCTTCCCTTTCAGATGGGCAGGCAGTTCTGCCTGTATGCACCTCTGGCCGCACAGAATCTCCATGGCCAGTTTCCCAAACTGGATTTTGGCACCGGTGGTAGACTTGGGCACCAGTCGGATCTCAAACAACCCAGGGACCTCCATGGTGTTGGTGTGGTTCAGTTTGAGCAACAGATCCTCACGCAACACATCTTCATAGTGGAAATGGAGTGGGAACATCATGGCTTTTCCGCTTTTCGCGCCCTTGGCCTTTTTGCCCACCCGCCGTTTCTGTACAAACAGATTATTTATTAGCAATTTCCACCATAAATCAGTACTAATCCACTACCAATTGAAGGCATCATCAACGAAATCACAACATTAGATGAATTGAACATCACATGATTAACCACACTTTGTCACTGCATAACCCTCTTACATTTTTCTCTAATTCTTCCCCATTTTAAAACATATACAAAAAGCTAAGTTGAATCTGTATGACGGTTACAGAAGATATATATTGATATGTCATGGCTTAGCGTGACAAGTGTAAGCACTTTTTTTTTCTGATCTCTTCTCAATTCTTCAAGTATCATCATCTCTACATGATATTTTTCACAGAATGTCTGCTGTTTTCTAAACTAGTAGCAGACTGTCGATATGAGATTCAATGGATACAATATGGACAACCAGTAGAAGCATGTTTCTATCTGGTAGCATTTAGTTACTtccgttttatttttattttctatttacaATGTTATGAAAAACTTTCGGCCAAGAAAATGTTAAAACCTCTGCTGCTATTCTACATATTTGGTCACATAGCAGATGTGGTTTTAATTATGTTTGACCTGAATTAGTTCAGCACTTGGACGCTAGATCATTTTGTATTAACTTAATTAATGGAAAAGTTACCTCTGATTGACTACTGTGATAATTGAATCAACTGAACTATTTCTACTCTCTTTTCTCTACCATCACTTTTAAACTCTTCTTTATCCAGGCCAGCCAT
This portion of the Triticum dicoccoides isolate Atlit2015 ecotype Zavitan chromosome 7A, WEW_v2.0, whole genome shotgun sequence genome encodes:
- the LOC119331959 gene encoding uncharacterized protein LOC119331959 isoform X1, producing MFRFISAWLQVVLRYIAAWLQAAAAAAAAAADKLDAASLSLQGTAAMDFPATVSLGPLHRQLHSFRAATNNLPDGVSDGEVRRLEEDLETLFTELKIVSEADDPSFTARCWMKEVRELRYDAEDFFNEVPRSSAGAGRSALHTLILSIPRKLKLRRQVAEAFSDLCARAKDASQRRQSFQLGPATIRPESGQVNVSRSKSLGLIGLEESMDKLVKLMALDDQEIAELLAFDSEDTEQLVQVVPIFGSAGVGKTTLARTFYRNFGGKFQCRAFVRVSRNPDMRRMLSSMLSQIKAPPVHGFPDVQDLIDHIRGYLQCKRYLIVIDDLWASSTWDIISRAFPDGDCCCRIIVTTEIKDVALACSRYQFKYMYEMSPLNGDQSRQLFLGRVFGSENGCPPDFKEVTYEIIRKCGGLPLATENIASMLACELNIDQWKHIRDSLPSVLRLRTDPSSEGLKEVLNIIYDNLSPYLKTCLLYLIMYPEGSTISKDELVTQWITEDFIGEGQDREKIARHYFDELVSRGMIQPLDRNYNDEVLTCTVHHMVLDLIRYKSLEENFIIIVSCFQTITGLPDKVRRLSVQFGGAKCANIPADFMMTQVRSLIFFGFLNCVPSFVEYKLLRVLILHIWADQSKIFDLTRISKLFQLRYLKIDCNITVHLPDEIQQLRFLETLELHAPVSDMPSDISCLPLLHTLGYFDLGKNSIENVQSLGELNNLQDLHLTWSNISDPDNLKNNMQCLGSILRKLGNLKSLTLVRAASSHADVTLIRAASSHPDVLDDAGGAILGISGDVLSSVSSPPPLLQRLELSGRCCIFASLPEWTKELGNLCILKISVRKLLRKDIDILKGLPALMALSLYVWTAPVGKVVFDSEGFSILKYFKFTCAAPCLAFLIGSMPSVRELKLAFNANRMEQYSQIVAGLEYLIELKEITAKVGGTGADESDKRYAESALRGAIANHPCAPIITVQCVDRILYGEDDMSAVTQEQEHWTLEEEHEIQEESLDPLPELIPIPSTQTQMRDGSQNGGTDSSREVLTQTREEVQDELIERSMEVLTHEREHLTLERQHEIHEELLDPLPEVVSTSSTQTQVREEVRDGEIGRSMEVLTQEQEQCIVEQQDEMTDGVLDVQIGTLMEVLAQEEQWRNNMQNSGIGRSMAVVSASHGTLDPLLDKLNALLSEEYGNLEGVLHEVSALKSELTLMHTAVRKYTMLEDPDVQVKLWLSLLREFSYDAEDYIDKFIHQLDNGGHHGGFKQIFGKTACQLKTLGSQHEIAEKIDELKDRAKNLKASSYKMDDTACITSCHSTVDPQLAALFVDSAHLVGIDSPRDDLAKWTVEVGNSSAKHHCRMLSIVGFGGLGKTTLANEVYRKAKGHFHCQAFVSVSQKPDIKKILMNLISQVSPHGFTKDTYNWDKMRFIRELRKLLKDKRYLVVIDDIWSISAWNIIKCAFPENNCSSRVITTTRIIEVARSCCMGQDDRMYEMQPLSDFHSKRLFLRRIFGSKDSPDMLKEVSNEILKKCGGLPLAIISVSSLLANRPANKEEWEKVCALDKDIGLEEMNRILCLSYNALPDNLKTCLLYLSNFPEGCVIERERLVRRWIAEGFISENHGQSQQEVAEWYFYEFINRSMIQAVDIRYDGKARACRVHNMMLELIISKSAEDNFVMVIRSRQTGLVNRHGCIRRLSVQHIDQNLASVLANEDLSHVRSLTVTSSSCIEHLPSLACFENLRVLDFEGCDGLEKYHMKGLGKFFQLKYLSLRGTWISHLPSEVVMLHNLETLDIRETHVEELPAEIVHLTKLQHLIASTDYVMPGIKIPDGIGNMRNLQVLLGCGISSGSVGALEELGNLTNLNELDVQYWGIGSEYKWHEDRFLSSLIKLGSCKLQSFRIWRKCPGDVKFLESWFPLPFSLQRFEMSGCYSFKWIPCWISPALTSLAYLEINIVEVTQTDLCILGEMPALLHLRLTCRTFRKERLIFYGRGFQHLKEFVYDAAVLPSGNLLFMEGALPMLEDLSLIYCVSMVNAYGFFLGIEHLPRLKNAQIHLYKQGAASSDIASAEVTIRNEADDNPNCPRVTLVEHVKREDYCSDGCPNRTVTDQGLDANTTNQKGGSRKATNQTSNR